Proteins encoded in a region of the Pigmentiphaga litoralis genome:
- a CDS encoding glycosyltransferase family 2 protein, with protein MIKIGIVTVLFNSNDVLEGFFRSLQKQTGIDISLYVIDNSATPEGSELSEKLGADYGIKTTVVFNNANLGVAKGNNQGIELALADNVDYVVLSNNDVEFHSPDMIAGMIAEMIKRGAKASVPKMLYFGTRIIWCAGGHISSLKATSPHQGDLETDRGQYDTVQVTNYAPTCFMILDPSVFEVVGLMDEQYFVYYDDTDFVWRMNHSGFSVLYVPTYELFHKVSFSTGGNDSLFSLYYATRNRLFFARKNLHGLTRWIAIAYTVAAMSVKSIRFTPDRRKRVFKAMRDGLNTAMIAQPKH; from the coding sequence CTTTCGCAGCCTGCAGAAACAGACTGGCATCGATATATCACTTTACGTGATCGATAACAGCGCCACGCCCGAAGGCAGCGAACTGTCCGAGAAGCTCGGAGCCGATTACGGCATCAAGACCACAGTCGTCTTCAACAACGCGAATCTGGGTGTGGCCAAGGGCAACAATCAAGGGATTGAGCTCGCACTGGCGGACAACGTCGACTATGTCGTGCTGTCGAACAACGACGTCGAATTCCATTCGCCAGACATGATCGCGGGGATGATCGCCGAAATGATCAAACGCGGCGCGAAAGCCAGCGTACCGAAGATGCTCTACTTCGGGACGCGCATTATCTGGTGCGCGGGTGGTCATATTTCCTCGCTGAAGGCGACTTCGCCTCATCAAGGAGATCTAGAAACAGATCGCGGCCAGTACGATACGGTCCAGGTAACCAACTACGCGCCGACCTGCTTCATGATCCTGGACCCGTCAGTTTTCGAGGTCGTCGGACTCATGGACGAGCAGTACTTTGTCTACTACGACGATACTGACTTCGTATGGCGCATGAACCACAGCGGATTTTCGGTACTTTATGTTCCGACATACGAGCTGTTTCACAAGGTCAGCTTCTCGACTGGCGGTAATGACAGCCTCTTCAGTCTGTATTACGCCACCCGGAACCGGCTGTTCTTTGCACGAAAGAACCTCCACGGGCTTACACGTTGGATTGCCATCGCTTACACGGTGGCGGCGATGTCAGTCAAAAGCATTCGATTCACACCAGATCGTCGCAAGCGGGTATTCAAGGCGATGCGGGATGGGTTGAACACGGCGATGATCGCCCAGCCGAAGCACTGA
- a CDS encoding glycosyltransferase family 4 protein, which produces MTLVANTACRPPAHPTMQDHAIDRMQHTEAMTLPLNLTIPLQTIHHQRIGGTESALYNLAKGIAHTDANLTVAYSDIDRLAPEFRAWLDTTPGVLKRATPALPGPKSMRFIEETLFEFLRSNDDWVLYPNYFVPPAIRRRRPTAVLLHDIQYKPLPQYHSERRRQWLDFYLPKMFEWAEVVFLISEFERQQIFKYFGDRCGRKCTVIYNAIDFERFEQPASGNVAATASARPYVLTVCHHFPHKNVRTLLQAFDQLSKQNPDVDLYLVGKQTPENIAFVRQSLSESAADRVKLLGFVSDAELGQYYRNASLFALPSIYEGFGMPAIEAMGLGVPTLLSDIPSLREITFGNAHYVADPLSANEWAAAMSALLSNPGQDADNANLAEKVRAAYHPQKVAETLLDRLR; this is translated from the coding sequence ATGACGCTCGTCGCCAACACGGCGTGCAGGCCACCGGCGCACCCGACCATGCAGGATCATGCAATTGATCGTATGCAACACACTGAAGCAATGACTTTGCCTTTGAACTTAACGATTCCCCTCCAGACCATTCATCACCAAAGAATCGGAGGCACTGAGTCGGCCCTCTACAACCTTGCCAAAGGCATTGCGCACACCGACGCCAATCTGACGGTTGCATACTCGGACATCGACAGGCTGGCGCCGGAGTTCCGCGCCTGGCTGGACACTACGCCTGGTGTGTTGAAGAGGGCGACTCCAGCACTTCCCGGTCCGAAAAGCATGCGATTCATCGAAGAAACCCTCTTTGAATTCCTGCGTTCAAACGATGACTGGGTGCTATATCCAAATTATTTCGTGCCGCCAGCGATACGCCGCCGGCGGCCCACTGCAGTCCTCCTGCACGACATTCAGTACAAGCCCCTACCCCAATATCACTCGGAGCGCCGGCGTCAGTGGCTCGACTTTTACCTTCCGAAGATGTTCGAGTGGGCGGAAGTTGTTTTCCTGATATCGGAGTTTGAGCGGCAGCAGATCTTCAAGTATTTCGGCGATCGGTGCGGTCGTAAATGCACGGTTATCTACAACGCGATTGACTTCGAGAGGTTCGAGCAGCCCGCAAGTGGCAATGTTGCCGCGACTGCGAGCGCGCGCCCGTATGTGCTGACCGTATGCCATCATTTTCCGCACAAGAATGTCCGGACATTGCTGCAGGCGTTTGATCAATTGTCCAAACAGAATCCGGACGTCGATCTTTATCTGGTGGGTAAACAAACGCCGGAAAATATCGCATTTGTGCGGCAGTCTTTATCTGAATCGGCGGCAGATCGTGTAAAGCTGTTGGGTTTCGTGTCCGATGCCGAATTGGGCCAGTATTATCGCAATGCTTCACTGTTTGCATTGCCGTCCATCTATGAAGGCTTCGGTATGCCTGCCATAGAGGCCATGGGGCTTGGTGTACCTACCTTGCTCAGCGATATCCCATCGTTGCGCGAGATAACCTTCGGCAATGCCCACTACGTGGCTGACCCACTGAGCGCAAATGAGTGGGCGGCAGCGATGTCGGCTTTGCTGTCAAACCCGGGCCAGGATGCAGACAACGCAAATCTGGCTGAAAAGGTTCGAGCGGCGTACCACCCGCAAAAGGTGGCGGAGACATTGCTGGACCGATTACGCTGA
- a CDS encoding acyltransferase family protein: MKTNNFDVLRFTLAFMVMLFHIGMLSEAPELRGLSLISGAFAVNAFFIISGFLICMSCERSSSMFSYALKRLRRVYPAYLVAILFTFVIGVAFTKLSLQEFFAAAETYKYLFYNLIFLNFKQVSLPGVFEDHVDIGMNGSLWTLKIEIMFYALVPFIMLACRKFGAFKVLALGYFLSIAYRLTFLYLFEVHGDEIYSRFGKQLPGQLCFFLSGALFYFWFKAKRDIPAWVALLGIVAYNLPFEYVQIVVGPLGLGAAIVWFALHAMHLGNFGKHGDMSYGIYVYHFPLVQVAVSLGLFASAPYLSTLAICAIVLVLAYLSFRYIENPFLGRKG; encoded by the coding sequence ATGAAGACCAATAATTTTGACGTTCTGCGTTTTACCCTTGCGTTCATGGTCATGCTGTTTCACATCGGCATGTTGTCTGAAGCGCCAGAACTGAGAGGGCTCAGCCTGATTTCGGGCGCGTTTGCAGTGAATGCCTTCTTCATCATCAGCGGGTTCCTGATATGCATGAGCTGTGAGCGATCGAGCTCGATGTTCAGTTATGCATTGAAGCGACTGCGTCGTGTATATCCCGCGTATCTCGTGGCGATCCTGTTCACGTTCGTGATCGGCGTGGCATTCACGAAACTGAGCTTGCAGGAGTTTTTTGCGGCGGCGGAGACGTACAAGTACCTTTTCTACAATCTGATCTTCCTTAACTTCAAGCAGGTGAGCTTGCCGGGTGTCTTTGAGGACCATGTCGACATTGGCATGAACGGCTCCCTTTGGACCTTGAAGATCGAGATAATGTTCTACGCCCTGGTGCCGTTCATCATGCTGGCGTGCAGGAAGTTTGGCGCGTTCAAGGTTCTGGCGCTGGGCTATTTTCTTTCCATCGCATATCGGCTGACTTTTCTCTACCTGTTCGAAGTGCACGGCGATGAAATTTATAGCCGTTTTGGAAAGCAGCTTCCGGGTCAATTGTGTTTCTTCCTGTCAGGCGCATTGTTCTATTTCTGGTTTAAGGCAAAACGGGACATCCCGGCGTGGGTAGCGTTGCTTGGCATCGTCGCCTACAACCTTCCATTCGAATATGTGCAGATCGTGGTCGGGCCTTTGGGGTTGGGTGCCGCCATCGTCTGGTTTGCTTTGCATGCGATGCATCTGGGCAATTTCGGAAAGCATGGCGATATGTCTTACGGAATCTATGTCTATCACTTCCCGCTGGTCCAGGTCGCGGTAAGTCTGGGTCTCTTCGCCAGCGCGCCTTACCTTTCTACGCTGGCGATCTGCGCCATTGTTCTTGTGCTGGCCTATCTCTCCTTCAGATATATCGAGAATCCTTTTCTCGGGCGCAAGGGCTGA